The window CCAGCCCCGAAATCTTCCGCCGCGCAAAGTTTGACCGTCCAGAGGCGGTGAGGCTACCAGGGTAGGCGGCCAGGGGCGGGGCAGGCCTTGTCCTGGGCCGACGTAGGTGATACCTTGATATCCGCTGATTACAAACTCCTTCGCTGCAGGCTCCAGTGCTCTGGCAGCTTCTCTTCCGAGTGCTCTCACCGCTTGCTGCAAACAATACCTTGACCGACCTTGCTCCTGGTAAGCCGGGGCCTCTCAGTAAGCCACGCCCCCAATTCCCCCAACTCGGTGGACCCAGTTCTGCCCTAACTGTAAGTCCCGCCCCATTAAAGCTCCTCCTTTGTCTACCCTTCTTTATTCAACTCGAATGCCCCCTTGTTGCTGGTACCTGCCTCTCCCCCTCTCGTGACAGCTCTATCCCGCCCACTTCTTTAAGCCCCGGTTTCCATTACCCTTTTTCCCTTGCTCACCTGGCTAGCCGTGGCTCTGAGACTGGCTAGACCCTGAGCCAACCCATCACAGAAATCCAGCCTCCTGGGCCTCCTTTGTTCACTCTGAGCGGGTTCTCAGCTTAGGGGTGCTCCCAGGTCCCCGGAAGGATCCAGGGGACATCTCCAAGTTGGCACCCCGTGAGCTGGTGATTTCCTATTCCAGAGGCCCAAGCCCGTGTGGTGAAGTCAGCACTGGGCTCCCAAGGCTACCCCAGGTCTGCGCTGGTACAGTTTCCTGCGGGCAATTCTCAGGGAAGCCGGGAACTGCTGCTGGCCCTGTCCTGGCTCCTGGCACGAGGACCTTTGCTTGAGCAGCTGCTTGCCCGGACCCGTGTGCAGCTGGGTGATCAGTTGCCCCAGTGTGAGGTGAGTATGTAGTGAGGGTGTCTCAGCCCAGCTTTGCCCAGAAACCCCCATCCCAAGTCACGTGGTATCTGGCCTCAGTGCAGTCCTCAAAAGGGCCCATCCAGCTTCCCGGCTGAGGGTATAGAGGCTTGACCCTGTGCTAGCAGCATACCTCCTTGTCCTGGTCCTTCCTTTAGGATGAGATGGGGTGTATAGCAGGGCTGACTCTTGCTCCCTCTACAGTGTGAGGTCCTGGCCAGCCCTGGTCATCCTGCACCCCACGTGGAAACAGAGAGTCCGGTGGATCTCCGACTAGTGGAATGGCTGATGGGAAAGCTGCGGTTTAGGTGGCGACGCCTGATCTCCAGTCAGCAGGAACAGTGTACCCTCCTCAGCAAGGTAGTCCAGACACATGGCTCTTCGCACTGTGCCCCAGGCTGCCTTTCCCTGTGGTCCATCGCTGTCGCCACTATTGGTTCACTGGGCTGCTGGGCTTCCCTCAACTCTGGCCTTTAGGTTAAGTCTCACCTTtacaagcagggcaggaacctgctttgcctgcttgtcctggTGGGCAAGGTGTGGAGGCCCTCAGTGAAATTGTCTagtgcccctctctctctctgcagctccccacccccagcattaCACCCTGAGCCCAGCTCTGTCCTTTGTGGCTATAAGTGGTCTCTGAAGGTGCCTGTGTCCAGCTAAGAGAAGTCTTGCTGGGGCGTGGCTCCTCAGTCTGGGTGCGTTACTTGTTGCAGATCCACCTGTACACCCGTGGATGTCACAGCCAACAGAGCCTTGGCCATCTTTCTGTGGCTGAAACAGAGATGCTCAGAGACCCAGAGAGCAGCCAGCAGGTGAGGGTTGGCAGGGTGCTGGAGTGGGTGCTGCCATGGTGGGGTGTGGTCTGTTGGGGAGCACCTGGGTTGGTGTTAGGCTTTGACTTCTATGTCTCTGGGTATTTGTGGGTGATCAGTGTGTCCCTTAGGATGGTCCCTGTCCCGTTGATCGCCCGCCTATCCAGGAAGGCAGACTAggtgctgtgtgtgtctgttattTGTCCAGCATGGTCAGGGTCGGAGGGATACAGTGTCCAGGAGGGGAACCACTGGATTGGAGGAACAGTGATCTCAGGTCTGAAATGAGCTACCAGCTCTCCCTGTTGTAGCTGGAGGTGTTTAAAGGCTGAGTGTGCGTGGGGATAGCTGCTCTTCAGAGCCTGGGGCTAGACTCGGGTCTGTGTGGGGAAGTCTACTGAGGTAGATCGATGTACAGGCCCTGGATATTTGTAGGCCGTGGTCCTGCTCTGTTGCCTAGGGGGCATTTGGTTCTTTCCAAGCATGGCTGCCTTAGGCAATGGGCTCCTGATATTCCCAAATAGACCTAAATCTTAACACAGACCTGGAGGATTGCAGTCCTTGAGACCCAGTGATGAAGTGGCCTCAGGCAGACATTGCCTTCTGTCTGAGGCTGAGAAGAGTGCCAGTGTTGGCCCCATCCCCAGCTTCTCCCAGGATATTCAGTTCCTCCCACATAGAAACCATctatcggggctggagagatggctcagaggttaagagcactggctcttcttcctgaggtcctgagttcaattcccagcaaccacatggtggctcacaaccatctgtaatgagatctggtgccctcttctggcctgcaggtgtacacgcaggcagaacattgtatacataataaataaaataaatctttaaaaaaaaaaaaaaaaaaaaaagaaaccatctaTCACTGGTTTCTTCCTTCTGGTCAGCTTATCTCTGAGGTTTACAGGACAGCACTGTATTGCAACACTGGGCATGTATTGCAAGTGAGCTGGAGCTCAGGTTGGATGACTCCTTCTTCCAGGCCCAGCTCCCTTCTTTACCTATTCCTTCTGCAGCCCAAGACTGGACTCCTCACCTTATCAAAGGCCTGTCCTATGGCTGGGCAGGTGGGACTGGAGGATCATGGGGTGAGGGACAGATAGCTAGAATGGTGGTTTCCATGGTTTCTGTTGTCTTCCCAGGCTCATATCACAAGGCTAGTTGGCAGATTCCAGTTCTGGGCTTCTGTGCTCTGGGTGATTTGTTATGCCCTGCTATGAACCAAGGGTACTCACCTGGTAAAGTGTCTGGCCATTGGTACCAGCTGGACCTGTATCCCTGGATAAATCCTGGGCTGggcccttttatttttttacttttgttctttgtggatttcacatcatgcattctgatcccactgaTCTCCTTGTCTCTTcaaatctgccctctgcccttgcaaccttccCCCCatatcaaaaccaaatttaaaagaaaaaccaaaaaccaaaccaaccaatcaaaccaaacaaaacgaaaacaaaaaagaagaatctcatcgtggaagctgtggtgtggcccGCTGAGTCACACAgcttaccctttagtccattcatcatctttttttttttttttttttctttttttttcgagacagggtttctctgtgtagctttgcacctttcctggaactcacttggtagcccaggatggccttgaactcacagagatccgactggctctgcctcccgagtgctgggattaaaggcgtgcaccaccaccgcccggctagtccattcatctttacttgcaagtgttggTTGCctggagtcattggtctggctcgaggcctctggtttctgctaacCACTGATAGTGGGCTCTCACtagggctcctcttggatatcctgttgttgttatgtgtcatggagatcctgctgttttggatctgacCCCTTTGGATCGTAGCAAAGGCCTGCCATGCTCAGTCTGGCACTGCCTAGGACTGGCTGTGGGGCCACTCTAGGGGTGTCTCAGAAGCTGGCCTCTGCTGATACAGGACTGGACAGCAGTGGTTAGGTGGACCAAGGCCACAGATCAGCTTCTGTCCATGTGTTTGTTGGGGTGCCGGCTAAAACCTGGATCTGGTCCACCCACAGACAGGTCCCAGAAGTTTCCGGAATGCTGCTGCATCACTAGTCAGTTCCTTTGGTCGCTGTGGAGTCCACGGCCTTCTGTTTGCACCCTCTGTGTCCTTGTTCCTGCTGGGGAGGAGGTTCAGGGAGGGGGCTGCATCAGGAGAATGCAGAATTGAGGGTGGAGCATGGGAAGGTGAAGGGCCTTACTTGCTCCTCCatcacacccacaccccacagtCTAGGGGCACTGAGCCTCCTGGGGACTGTTCTTAGAGTCTGTCTTACCTGCCCTTGTAATGGTGTGTTTCGGTGCCTTTTGCCCGTAGTTGGATCTTTGCCCTTTGATGCTTGTGCCCTCCTCACCCTGGTCTGGCTCCTTACATCTCTCACCACTCTCCCACCTCTTCCATGGCTAAGTGGCGGCTCTGATGTCCCTGTCTCTCTTGTGCTTGTCCTGTTGGCCCGGCCTTGGCCAGCATTCAGGTCTCTCCCCAGGTTCTCAGGTCATGGACCCTTCTTGCATTCTCTGTGGagccagggtggggtggggtcttaGGTCCAGAGGGCTTGGCATGTGCTGTCTTCTGCAGGGGTCCTCTCTCTGGGTCCCCCATACAGGTGTCAAGAGGGGAGCACTTACGTTCTGTGTGGGTTGGGCCTCTGACTAGACACGGTACCTGCAGGGCATCCAGAAGCACCCTCAGTTTACAGATTACTAAGCATTTTGTCTTCTAGGAGGGTCAGGTATGTTGGGTGATCTGTGTTTAGAAGGGAGGGAGACAAGGAGCTAGTGGCTTCTGGCGCTAAGCCAGTCAGTGGATGTTCCGTAGGAAGGGGAGGTCAGAGTATGGGGATTGCTCTGTCTCTGATGCACAACCGTTAGTGCAAGACTAGCAGGCTTTGCTCTGCTgagggagggaaggcagaggTTATCTTCTGGTCTGGCCCTGTCCTTCCCCTTTTATGCATGTCTCATCTCCGTCCCATGCCCCTGTCCTATGCACAAATCCCCATCACTTAAAAATTCTTCCTTACCTTTGGGGGTTCCCAAAGTTACATGGGATGGCTCAGAGGCCTCCCTAGTCTTGGGCCTTCTCATTTGTACAGCCTTTGGGACAGCCTCTAGTCAGTGGAATATTGGGCAGAGCACCCTGGTCAAAGGCCCCTGGACTAGAGCTTGGCTCAGGAGGTGGTCAGTGGGCAGTCTGGCCCAGCTGTGTCTTTTTCTCTAGCTTCTGCAGACACTGGAGATTGAGAACATGCGCCTGGGGGCAGCTCTGGAGTGGCGGCACTGTGAGCTGGTCTTCTGGCAGTGGATGGTGAGGAAGTCTTCCCTgtcctgtccccctcccccctcccccccccccccccccccactcctccacCCCGGCCTTGGCCAGGAGTCCCAGGCTCATTGGTGGTAGAGTCTGGAAGATGGAGGACTCTAAGGGATGCTCTGCTCAGGACATCTGCTGGCCCTCAGTGGAGGCCTCATATTGCTGGTCCTTACTCCTAGTTCTCCCAGAGATCTGGTTTTTGTGCTTCCCGGCATGCTAAGGAGCTGCCCTGTCCACAGTAGGACCTGGGAATGCTACCACTGCCCCGTTAACCCCTGCATCTTGTCCCTGACCATCTCACCGGGGTCTCTGCAGGATACAGTTCTGGATGCCTGTTTGTCGGAGAGTCCTGCTGTGACCTCACAGCCCACAGTCCTGCCCATGATCTCTGAACGCGGGCTTAGTGAGCTGGAGCTGGTAAAGCAAGAGTTACAGGCCCTGCAGGAGGAGCTACAGGAAGTGACTGAGACCCGGCGGGCAGCTTGGGAAGCCCAGGTGAGCTCCTAGGCAGCTGCTTCGCCCACCCTTCCCAACCCATCCTCCAGCCCTGCCTCttactgcccccaccccccagactgGGTTAACCATTTGACTAAGTCTCTAGATGAATTACTCTACGTATTTGGATTAAATTGGATGGCGATACACTTGGACAGCAGGGGGTGGCAGGGAAGGGATCCTGCCATCCTTCACTGCCACCTTCAGACTTTGTCCAGGGTCTCCCACAGAGGTGGGCAACCCTGTGCAGCAGTGCCTGTCCTTGTATCCCCGTTCCGTGCACACTGCCTATTGGTCAGCCACACAGCCCCTGCCCAGCGGTCCTCCCCAGCCGTGTCTGGTAGCGCTTACACCGTTCACTGCCGTGTCTGTCGGTTCTCCTTTTGGGAAGCATTTTAATGTTAGCTGCAGGCAGGCCGCCCTTAATCTCTTCCTCGAAGGCCTCCTCGAAATCGGGGGCATCCTCTGTATTTCCACACTGTCCATCCTAGTGAGGCTGGCATGCCACAGGCTGAGGAGGCTGTGGTTGAGCCAGAggtctcctcccctctcccacagCAACTGCTACCCCAGGAGTGCGGCCTGCTTTTATCCTGGgtcgtattttttttttagaacagtgaGGGCTGAGTCCATTCAGCACAGCACCCAGGACTCAAGGTAGCTTTCTGGGACCTTTGGAGTGGGTTAGTGGCTGGGAAGCCTTCATCAGTGTGGTCTTCACCCCAGGCCTGCTGCCCACAGGGTCTTTGGATGGGACTGCCTAAGGGTTAGAGGGAGTACCCTGTGTCCCCTGGGTCAGGCCAAGTCATGTGCTCCACTCCTGGACAGCAGCGGGAAGGGGAAAGGTGGAACAGGGTGGTGGGGGCCGCTGCACTGACCCCTGGAGTAGTGGGTGTCCTTGGGAGTCTTCCTTTGAGTTCCAAAGGGCCTTAAGGCACGTGGTGGGCTAGAAACCGCCCAGCGGTCCTGCAGCTAGCAggcctgagacaggagccctggAGGTTGAGGTTAGGGATCCTGATGTTCTGAGTTTTGGGTCCCTGTGTCCCAGCTGCTGCTGGCATGGGGCTTTGTGAGGGTGAAACATTTTTGGGCTAGCCAGGCCTTCTGTACTGGTTCCGGCGTGGCCTGGCTTTCTATGGTGGAAATGATGCCTGGGCTAATACCTTGTCTTAGAGCTCTCGAGTTACAAGGTTATTGGGAGCATCTGGACCCTGTCATCCTGGGAACTGAGCTGCCCTTGGCTCAGGAGCCTCTGTATCTTCTTTTATACAGATTGGAGGCCTAGGTCAGGGGCCAGAGTGGAGCACCACAAGGAAGGCCTTGCAGGAGGCTGTCGAACAGGAGTTGGTCGCTCTGCAGGGGTCCTGGGAGCCATCCAGTAATCCTGTCCAGCCACAAAGACCCCATCGACTGGTGAGATGTAAGGATGAGTCACCAAGGCCCCAAGGCCTGCAGGCAGCCGAGGTGATCAGGACACTGAGCGCCCAGGAGGCCTGTCTGACGAAGGTGCTGCATCAGCTGCAGAATCAGTGTCGGCAGGAGCTGGCCAGGATGGCTAGTGCTCTGCCTGGATTGATTTGGATTCTGGCTCCTGGACACTGAGGACCTCAAGATGTGCCCACCTGTGTAGAGGGCTTTGTAGGGTCTCAGAGGAGCAGACTGGGGCTGGCATGGGAGCAGAGGTCCGGGCCATGTATTCTTTCCAGGGCCAGAGCCCTTTCTGCCTACAGTTTTGAAGTCAGCATAGGCTGGTCCTCCTGAGACGTTTGGAGGGGACCTGTATATACATGGTAGAGCTGTCTCTGGGGACACCAGGCTGCTGCCCTCTTCCACTGTCCCTTTAACTTCCTCTTGGGACACTGGGATGTAGGTGGTGCATGGTTGGCACCGTGCTGAGATCACACATGCCCCACAGTGCAGGAGGTATTGGGCCTCCCCTGAGTGGAACGGCCCTGGTGGTTTCCCTGCACCTCCTTCTTAGACTCTGGCTGGACGCCTCCTACAGCAGAGCCTCCTGTACTGGGCCATGGctgtgcctggtgtgtgtgtgtggtggggagctgGATGGGGGCCCTGGGGGCTCTgcctgggggagaggaggagggaagctgCAGTGTAGACAGAAAGGCCTTTGTTCTGAAGGCTGCCGGGCAAGCTCAGGTCTCACAAAGCGGCCTGTGTCCAGGATGTGCCCACAGCCTGGTGGGATGGCTCTCCTAGCCCAGGCTTCTCCCAGCCAGCGGGCTCAGGCTGGTCCTGTGGTCTCtagccctgccttccttcctatCCCCAGCTCCAAACTCTGACCAGACACTGGACAGGTGGTAGGTCCCACTAGGCAACCTCTAGCCTCCTGGTAGCTCAGGCCTGAGGCCACTACCAGACCCTGGGCACCTTGGACGCTCAACTAGAACATTGTCTCGGGGTTTTCCTGCTTGCCTAGTGTTGTGTGGTAAGAGTGACAGCTCACGTCTGGGGTGACAGTTCTGGTGCAGGTGGCCTCTGGCCCTGGAGGCAGGATACCATGCAGGTTTGTTTCAGTGACTGTTCCTAGCACACTTCTGGAGGACCAGTGTCTAACAGGTCCTTCCTAACTTTCGTGATGGTAGCTCCTAGGGTCGCTGGACCCTCCTGCCTGCTGCCGGGCCTTGATTTGGGCTATAAACAAGTCCACTTATGCTTCCTGCCTCTGAAAACTGCCCTGCTATAGGATTTCCAGTGGCCCTTTGGAACTTGACCTTAAAAACATCTAAAtgcagctgggaggtggtggtgaacgtctttaatcccagcacttgggaggcagaggcagagggatctctaagtttgaggccagtgtggtctacagagcgagttccagacagccagggctacacagagaaaccctgtctcagggaaaaaaaatccaaatgcagATCAGTGCTCCCAGCTGTCACTTCTCTGTCTGTTCGGCAGAGTTAATCATTTCCAGTCAGAATTCTGTACACGAATGCATTGTCTGTCTCTGTGGGACTCAAGGGTCTGAGGGCCATGTCAAGGGAAGAGCCTGTTGGGGGCTCAACCCTGGGACCCATCCTTGGTCAAGTTGTTAGACATTGTCACTTGGGAAGGACTTCAGTACCAGTTTTTCCACATATAAGGGCTTGATATAGCTCACATTGGTGGTCTCACTGTTCTGTGTCCTGAGCTCCCACACAGTCAAGTAGGAATAAAACCAAGTGTCAATTGACCACATCCTTGGTGGACCCTGAAGTCCTAGGGCAAGCTCACAAATTGATGATGTATGGTGCTCCAGGGTCCTTACCTACAGCCTAACAGATTGGGCGTTATGGGCCACCTGACTGACACTATCCTCCCTGACTTTGAGGAAGAGTGGTCACATTGTCCCTAACACCCCCAACCTGATCATAAGGTCAGGAAAATCTAATACTTGACACAAACACTAAAGATCTGGCCACCCACGGCACATTGGAGGCCAGCAGGTGGACAGTGGGCCCTGCTCTGAAACCAGCGAGGACATGCCATCTGTTTCTTGGGTTCCCACCCAAGGGAACCTAATATGCAAAAACAAGCCCCCCCATTGCTCGAGGTTGTGGGGAATACCAGAGGTGGTTTCCTGACACCAAAATATGCTGACTATGAGGGGAAGTTTGGTAATTTCAACTCTTATCAAAGCTAGAAATTTCTGTTTATTAAAAGATGATATAATAGGATGTGTCTCattggtagaacacttgtctatCTTGTGTGAGTTTGGATTCCGTCTCCATCTTGGTTGGGGGTGTTGGTGAGGGAGACAGTTTGAGCTGGGAGTGTTAGCTACATTTGTAAATGGTTTGGTATAGAGATGAGCAACAGGGTATCAATCATGAAAGATAGCTGAGTGTAAGACAGGAACTGAGAATGCCTGATAAGTAGGCCAGAATGCCATCTTCATGGCAACCAGTTGAAAGGGAAGAAGGCTTCTGCTACGGGCTGGAAGGGTGTGCTAAGACACTGCCTTGGGTTGGTAAAGGACTGCTCTCAATGGATTGGAAGAACCACTTCTGGGTCTATCCCAGAGAATTAATGGTATGGGCACAAAAGGCCCGGCAAGGACCACCCTGTAGCAGCGTGCATAACTTCAGGACCCAGAAATGCCTATAACACTATGAGAAGCCAAGGATGATGCAATCCTGAGTGTAAAAACTGTCTTGAAGCTAGATAAGGtgtgatgcacgcctttagtcccagtactggggaggcagaggcaggcaggtctcttgagtttgccagtttggtctacaaagcaagttcctggacagccacacctgttacacagagaaatcctgtctcaaaagccaaaaagaaaaaaaaaaagaaaaaaaagaaaaaagaacccatGTTTCAGTATGACATTTAACAaggccataaaataaataataaagcaagACTGAAGCTGTACCTAGTACCAGAAGACAAAACCCAGACATAAATTGGCCAGAAAAAGACCCGCACGATAACCTCATTCATAGAGTGTGTGCTGGAGCAAGGGgaggtgtgggtgctggaaaggtCTGCTGAGGGCTTCTTGAACATTGACTTTATAGATTCATAACATGTATATCACATCTGGTTTTTGGGTATATCAACCttgtcttataaagaaaaatcttaTGATTTTCTTTATAAGGCAAGGTTGATATACCCAAAAACCCAAAAATTTCCAGACAGCAGCATTCCGTGAAGATGCtatatgtaacttttttttttttggttttttcgagacagggtttctctgtgtagctttgcgcctttcctggaactcacttggtagcccaggctggcctcgaactcacaaagattcacctggctctgcctccccgagtgctgggattaaaggtgtgcgccaccaccgcccggctgctataTGTAACTTTGTCCTTGTGGTGTGGGTCATTCAACCTGGACAAGCAGGTCAGGACCATGTATACCTGGGTGGACACTGAGAGCCTCTTCTGTGTCCTGTTTACATCCAAATTTGGCCAAGGAGATGTCTAGGTTTCGTTTAGGAGAGAAGCTGGCTCCTGTTTAATCATGGGGACCTTGGCAGTTGCTGTTAACCAATTAGCTAGCTAGGGTCATTTTACTTCACGGAAATCGGAGTAGATGAGTAGTTCTAGCATTAGTAACCCTTGGCTCATGAGTGCTGAAACCTGATGGACTGATAGACTCAAGCTTGTGGCTCAAAGCCCTGGGAACTAGAGGTGCATGGGTCCAGGCCTCAGGAGCCACAGACTGACAGCTCTAGCCGCTTGCTCGGGTTAGAGGAACCTTGCCCTGGCTTTTTACTGCCTGCAATCCAGCGCTCAGCAGTGCCTCAGCTCTGAGCAGTAGCTAAGTGGTAGAGGCAGGCAGTGCAAAGTAGCATTGCAGCTCCTCACCCTTGGGTAATTCCAAGGCCTCTTCTAGTGGCGGGCCTGGGTCTATCACCCGTCACCTTCCACCTCTGTTCTGCTGTCCTCACTGATGCCACTGTGAGTGTTACCAGATCAGCCTGCACTGCTGAGAAGTAGATGAAAGACTATTCTGAGGAAGCCTTTGCTGGGTCTAGGGTAGCACCTGGGGGCATCTCAGAGTCTCCCCGTGGACTGGAGAAAGCTGAGCAGCCTGGTTATGTAGCCAGGAGGGGTGTAGGACATGTTGGACATGTTAATGGGAGGATTCTATTTACACCAATCGGCACAGCTCCCAGTTCCCCAATCACTGGctcacaccccaccccccacccccaagctgagggccttgtgcttgctaggcaagcgctctaccactgagctaaatccccaactccactggcttttttaaaaaatttattatctCATATATTACAATCTGAtcatagtttcctctccctccaccccgcTAGTCCCTGCCTCCTTCCCGTCTCCCCCATATCTACttcttcatttcccttcagaaaagagcaggccttctggggatatcaaccaaacatggcatgacAAGTTACACTAGCACTAGGCACATACCTCGTGTGAGGCAACTGGGTacgaggaaaagggtcccaagagcgaGCAAGCGAATGAGTCAGAGACAACTCCACCCctactgttgggagtcccacaagaacaagctacacaaccctaatgtatatgcagaggacctagcgcAGACTTCACTGGCCTCTTGCTGAATTACTGCAGAGACATCTCTCTTCCCATCGTGACTGAGAATGGCTTCAGGATCTCGCTTGGGTGGAGTTGTGTAGAGTAGTTGGACTGGATTAGGAGTCAGATACTCTCAGAGTGATAGTGAAGTGTCCAGCACAGCCAGCTGCTTTGGGAGTAGTGCCACCAGCTCTCAGAAGCGGCTGCCAGGTAGACAACTCTGTGTTAGGCTGCCAGTCCTCCAGGAAGGGTCTTCCTGCCATTCAAAGGTCTGGGGCCCATACCTGCTTTTGctcatttgcaggaaaaaaaaaaattactgggtACTTACAATAGGGTCTTACAACTCAACACAGAACCAACATTCTCATCCGCTCTTAGTGAGGCTCAGCAGTGTCGACTCCTGCCTCCGTGCCCTGGCGCCCAGCTTTGGTACCTTCACCATGACAGTTGAGTGGAGTGCATGGCAGGCAGTTAAGCTACACAAATTGAATTTGGGACTAGAGGACAGGTGAGGACCCTGGTGTGGATGGGACCACACTGGGAGGGATGAAAACAAGATCCAAGAATGAGGCCTGAGCCCTGGTCGCCCACAAGCAGTAGCTAGGAAAACGAGGTCAGAGGGACCGGCGGGGGTGTCACCTGAGGTTGTACAGGCAGGAAGTGACTGTTAGGTTAGGCCAGCCTTGTGATGGTGGTACCCATACTCTTCTCCTAAGAGAAAGGACCTGCGAGCCAAGCACCACAGTGCCTGGCAGTCAAGGGAGCTCTTATTGATTTCAGAGAGGGTGTGGGCCGGACTCTTCCAGTGCGGTCTGCTTGCAACCCTACTTCCTCTTTGTGGACCAGAGATTTCCCTAAACCACTCTACCCCTGCCTCACCATTGTACTCTAGGGACCATGTGATGTGGTGATAGGGACAATGAGTGTGGTCGGGACAACTGTCAGGCCTCCGAAGCCCTGGGATGAGAGCCAGGGAGCCAGGAACTAGATGAGTCGGTGtcacctcccacccacccacacctgaGGGACACAGCGGTGATGGTTAGCTGCCCTCCATGGCTCCTTGCTGTTTGTTGCAGGCCTGGAGGTCTCAGCTTCCCCTGGTCACAGTATGTTCCGTGTGTGCCTCAGTAGTTTCCTGGTGACATCCTTTGGTCAAGTAGAgggttgggagatggctcagtgggcaaagtgtttGCTATGCAGGTGTGGCGACCTGAGTttaggtccccagaacccatgtgaaaagctgggtTTGGAGTCATGCCTCTAAAGCAGGTACTAGAAacaagagacaagaggatccgAGGCACTCGCTAGCTGGCCAGTCTAGTCAATTGGTGAGCTGCAGGCTCAGTgggaccctgtttcagaaaacaaggtgGGGAACCGAACTGGAATACACCTGgtcttgttctctggcctctccatgtgtacatgtgcacacaaacacacagaccaaCAAAAGACAGACATAACCATTCTATTGATGTGTTTGGGTCAAACAACACAGGAATTCCTCAGCTGTCCTAG is drawn from Peromyscus eremicus chromosome 14, PerEre_H2_v1, whole genome shotgun sequence and contains these coding sequences:
- the Tedc1 gene encoding tubulin epsilon and delta complex protein 1; this translates as MGRRRRRVEGAAKALPEAIAALSRSLPAGPSPEIFRRAKFDRPEAAPVLWQLLFRVLSPLAANNTLTDLAPEAQARVVKSALGSQGYPRSALVQFPAGNSQGSRELLLALSWLLARGPLLEQLLARTRVQLGDQLPQCECEVLASPGHPAPHVETESPVDLRLVEWLMGKLRFRWRRLISSQQEQCTLLSKIHLYTRGCHSQQSLGHLSVAETEMLRDPESSQQLLQTLEIENMRLGAALEWRHCELVFWQWMDTVLDACLSESPAVTSQPTVLPMISERGLSELELVKQELQALQEELQEVTETRRAAWEAQIGGLGQGPEWSTTRKALQEAVEQELVALQGSWEPSSNPVQPQRPHRLVRCKDESPRPQGLQAAEVIRTLSAQEACLTKVLHQLQNQCRQELARMASALPGLIWILAPGH